One Amycolatopsis thermophila DNA segment encodes these proteins:
- a CDS encoding alkaline phosphatase D family protein has protein sequence MVVRPNNLSRRRFLGFSGAGAAAVLLGTGAWTAAGAYAGPVKGANPFTLGIASGDPAPDGVVLWTRLAPDPFAADGAGGMPAVPVRVEYEVALDERFRAVVRRGSAIATPELGHSVHPEISGLAPGHEYFYRFRAGGEISMTGRTRTAPARWSSPRELNFAFASCQAWQDGYYTAYEHMAAEDLDFVVHLGDYLYESGVGTNKRGVTVDDRFTTETFDLARYRLQYALYKAEAPLQAAHARFPWIHTIDDHEVENNWAGDISQADTEPDQDPAVFRQRRAQAFQANYENLPYRHTQMPSGPDVRLHRRLSFGTLAEITMLDTRQYRDDQPCGDGSSATCTERLDPERTLLGPAQRDWLIEGFADSRARWQVLGNQAPMGQTDRDPGGPVNVFLDPWDGYVAERNKVLAAAQDRDVRNLVVITGDRHQNYAWDLKRDYADPASATVGSEFVGTSITSGADGADMTAEGQNFLAANPHLKFFNSQRGYVRVNVDRQRWQSDFRVVPYVTKPGAPVSTRASYVVEDGRPGVQPA, from the coding sequence ATGGTCGTGCGCCCGAACAACCTGTCCCGCCGCCGGTTCCTCGGCTTCAGCGGGGCGGGAGCCGCGGCGGTGCTGCTGGGCACCGGCGCCTGGACCGCAGCCGGTGCCTACGCCGGCCCGGTGAAGGGGGCGAACCCCTTCACCCTCGGCATCGCCTCCGGTGACCCGGCGCCCGACGGCGTCGTGCTGTGGACCCGGCTCGCGCCCGACCCGTTCGCCGCCGACGGTGCCGGCGGTATGCCCGCCGTGCCGGTGCGCGTCGAGTACGAGGTCGCCCTGGACGAGCGGTTCCGCGCGGTGGTGCGCCGCGGCAGCGCGATCGCCACGCCCGAGCTGGGCCACTCGGTGCACCCGGAGATCTCCGGGCTGGCACCCGGCCACGAGTACTTCTACCGGTTCCGCGCCGGCGGCGAGATCTCGATGACCGGCCGGACCCGTACCGCGCCTGCGCGGTGGTCCTCGCCGCGGGAGCTGAACTTCGCGTTCGCCTCGTGCCAGGCCTGGCAGGACGGCTACTACACCGCCTACGAGCACATGGCCGCCGAGGACCTGGACTTCGTCGTGCACCTGGGCGACTACCTCTACGAGTCCGGCGTGGGCACCAACAAGCGCGGGGTCACCGTCGACGACAGGTTCACGACCGAGACCTTCGACCTGGCCCGCTACCGGCTGCAGTACGCGCTCTACAAGGCCGAGGCGCCGCTGCAGGCCGCGCACGCCCGCTTCCCGTGGATCCACACCATCGACGACCACGAGGTGGAGAACAACTGGGCCGGCGACATCTCGCAGGCCGACACCGAGCCCGACCAGGACCCGGCCGTGTTCCGCCAGCGCCGCGCGCAGGCGTTCCAGGCCAACTACGAGAACCTGCCCTACCGGCACACGCAGATGCCCTCCGGCCCGGACGTCCGGCTGCACCGGCGGCTGTCCTTCGGCACGCTCGCCGAGATCACCATGCTCGACACCCGCCAGTACCGCGACGACCAGCCGTGCGGCGACGGCAGCTCGGCGACCTGCACCGAGCGGCTCGACCCGGAACGCACCCTGCTCGGGCCCGCGCAGCGGGACTGGCTGATCGAGGGCTTCGCGGACTCGCGGGCGCGCTGGCAGGTGCTGGGCAACCAGGCGCCGATGGGCCAGACCGACCGCGACCCGGGCGGCCCGGTAAACGTGTTCCTCGACCCGTGGGACGGCTACGTGGCCGAGCGCAACAAGGTCCTCGCCGCGGCGCAGGACCGCGACGTGCGCAACCTCGTGGTGATCACCGGTGACCGGCACCAGAACTACGCGTGGGACCTCAAGCGCGACTACGCCGATCCGGCCTCGGCCACCGTCGGCAGCGAGTTCGTCGGCACCTCGATCACCAGCGGCGCCGACGGCGCGGACATGACCGCCGAGGGGCAGAACTTCCTCGCGGCCAACCCGCACCTGAAGTTCTTCAACTCGCAGCGCGGCTACGTGCGCGTCAACGTCGACCGGCAGCGCTGGCAGAGCGACTTCCGCGTGGTGCCGTACGTGACGAAGCCGGGCGCGCCGGTCAGCACCCGCGCCAGCTACGTCGTCGAGGACGGCCGTCCGGGCGTCCAGCCGGCGTGA
- a CDS encoding tRNA (cytidine(34)-2'-O)-methyltransferase: MFRILFYQPEIPPNTGNAIRLAANTGCQLHLVEPLGFRFEDKHLRRAGLDYHDLADVHVHPDLGSAWKALLPARVFAFSAAATRWYTDVAYQPGDVLLFGPESTGLPAAVQEAPEVTDRLRVPMRPGVRSLNLANTAAVAVFEAWRQHGFTDGV, encoded by the coding sequence ATGTTCCGGATTCTCTTCTACCAACCGGAAATACCGCCGAACACGGGCAACGCGATCCGGCTCGCGGCCAACACCGGGTGCCAGCTGCACCTCGTCGAACCGCTCGGGTTCCGGTTCGAGGACAAGCACCTGCGCCGCGCCGGCCTGGACTACCACGACCTCGCCGACGTCCACGTGCACCCGGACCTGGGCAGCGCGTGGAAGGCTCTGCTGCCCGCGCGGGTCTTCGCCTTCAGCGCCGCCGCCACCCGCTGGTACACCGACGTGGCGTACCAGCCGGGCGACGTGCTGCTGTTCGGGCCCGAGTCGACGGGACTGCCGGCGGCGGTGCAGGAGGCCCCCGAGGTCACCGACCGCCTGCGCGTGCCGATGCGCCCCGGCGTCCGTTCCCTGAACCTCGCCAACACCGCCGCCGTGGCGGTGTTCGAGGCGTGGCGTCAGCACGGCTTCACCGACGGCGTCTAA
- a CDS encoding DUF2267 domain-containing protein — MKEHEIVAAVRRTAGLEDAEHAAAATRATLTVLGQRLAGGEPGDLAGQLPGGIREALPSTGEGARFGVEEFYRRVMDEEGRGCTQDGAREHARAVVAALKAGVSQGEFDDLVQQLPAEYRDDLLSTAPVTEHR, encoded by the coding sequence ATGAAGGAACACGAGATCGTCGCCGCCGTGCGCCGGACCGCGGGTCTGGAGGACGCCGAGCACGCCGCGGCCGCCACCCGGGCGACGCTGACCGTGCTGGGACAGCGGCTGGCCGGCGGTGAGCCGGGCGACCTCGCCGGGCAGCTGCCCGGCGGCATCCGGGAGGCACTGCCCTCGACCGGTGAAGGTGCCCGCTTCGGTGTCGAGGAGTTCTACCGCCGGGTGATGGACGAGGAAGGTCGCGGCTGCACCCAGGACGGTGCGCGCGAGCACGCCCGCGCAGTCGTCGCGGCGCTCAAGGCCGGCGTGAGCCAGGGCGAGTTCGACGACCTGGTCCAGCAGCTGCCCGCCGAGTACCGGGACGACCTGCTGTCCACGGCGCCGGTGACCGAGCACCGTTAG